A portion of the Calothrix sp. 336/3 genome contains these proteins:
- a CDS encoding WD40 repeat domain-containing protein encodes MDWISLLKAQQADFLQRVKKPKTYDLSLLESPVKGCHSEIMAFWGEPLGKILETVQHQAEIMAKSPPPTPPEYPEPPEWVIPFPRYFQQQAEDYLLREEVTEQVMTQRWGKMMKKVPQNTLEGMLLDDEGNLRGESKFPYVVTGKRKLNVLVCVADGESFNGIKKDKVKWSITQDDVKNYHLFIFLCLFYPFTGRRGYEKRAVITGFLPKEQIDFSEPKILIYPSNLLYSGGVSWYLEAINTQQEIPRASKEVILSEVVQTVPTEHPLKKVVGDWECWQTLKGHSRGINCLAFSPGSQNGKAFPIVASGSRGETKLWDLSQGELIDTLLDYPWTVSGLVDEVNALAFSPDGQTLVSGGADSTIKLWHTGARDLIDIMHKHNGIVRCVTFTPDGRMLATGGDDRKILFWDLLYRQVTVALSLDDTAAHSLVLSPDGQILVTGSYRKIKVWHLEQPMNSKSPEAELKHTLMGHSHIVTALAMSSDRQILVSGSKDKMIKIWHLGSGELLKTLPGHIDGVCAIALSPNGQTIASGSADKTIKLWHLQSGELLGTFTGHTDAVTALAFTTSGEMLVSGSLDKTIKIWQRS; translated from the coding sequence GTGAAATCATGGCTTTTTGGGGTGAACCGCTAGGAAAAATCCTGGAAACCGTGCAACATCAAGCGGAAATTATGGCGAAAAGTCCACCACCCACACCCCCGGAGTATCCCGAACCTCCTGAGTGGGTAATACCTTTTCCCCGTTATTTTCAGCAGCAAGCAGAGGATTATTTATTGCGGGAGGAAGTTACCGAGCAGGTGATGACTCAACGTTGGGGAAAAATGATGAAAAAAGTTCCCCAAAATACTCTCGAAGGTATGCTGTTGGATGATGAGGGAAATTTGCGGGGTGAGAGTAAGTTTCCCTATGTGGTGACAGGTAAGCGGAAACTGAATGTTTTGGTATGTGTTGCCGATGGTGAGAGCTTTAACGGAATTAAGAAGGATAAGGTTAAGTGGTCAATTACCCAGGATGATGTCAAGAATTATCACTTATTTATTTTCTTATGTTTATTTTATCCTTTTACTGGTAGAAGGGGATATGAAAAGCGAGCCGTAATCACAGGTTTTTTACCCAAAGAGCAAATTGATTTTAGTGAACCCAAAATTTTGATTTATCCCAGTAATTTATTGTATTCAGGGGGGGTGAGTTGGTACTTAGAGGCAATTAATACTCAACAAGAAATTCCTCGCGCTAGTAAGGAAGTGATATTGTCGGAAGTGGTGCAGACTGTACCGACGGAGCATCCTTTGAAAAAGGTGGTTGGCGATTGGGAATGTTGGCAAACTTTAAAGGGACATAGCCGGGGAATTAATTGTCTGGCTTTTAGTCCGGGAAGTCAAAATGGTAAAGCTTTCCCTATAGTAGCTAGCGGTAGTCGGGGTGAGACGAAACTCTGGGATTTAAGTCAGGGTGAGTTGATCGATACCTTACTGGATTATCCTTGGACAGTTTCCGGTTTAGTTGATGAGGTGAATGCTTTAGCTTTTAGTCCGGATGGGCAAACTTTGGTGAGTGGTGGAGCAGACTCAACAATTAAATTGTGGCACACTGGAGCGCGGGATTTAATTGATATTATGCACAAACATAATGGGATTGTGCGTTGTGTCACCTTTACTCCCGATGGCAGAATGTTGGCTACTGGTGGAGACGATCGCAAGATTTTATTTTGGGATTTACTCTATCGCCAGGTGACTGTGGCTTTATCTTTGGATGATACAGCAGCTCATTCCTTGGTTTTGAGTCCTGATGGTCAAATTTTAGTCACTGGTAGTTACCGGAAAATTAAGGTGTGGCATCTGGAGCAACCGATGAATAGTAAGTCTCCGGAAGCTGAATTAAAACATACTTTAATGGGTCATAGTCATATTGTCACGGCTTTGGCAATGAGTAGCGATCGCCAGATTTTAGTCAGTGGCAGCAAGGATAAAATGATTAAAATTTGGCATCTAGGGTCAGGGGAATTACTGAAGACTCTCCCAGGACATATAGATGGAGTGTGTGCGATCGCCCTTAGTCCCAATGGACAAACTATTGCCAGTGGTAGTGCAGACAAAACAATTAAATTATGGCATCTGCAATCTGGGGAGCTTTTAGGTACGTTTACTGGTCATACTGATGCAGTCACCGCTCTGGCTTTTACTACTTCTGGAGAAATGTTAGTTAGTGGTAGTTTGGATAAGACTATCAAAATTTGGCAACGGAGTTGA